A portion of the Cryptomeria japonica chromosome 5, Sugi_1.0, whole genome shotgun sequence genome contains these proteins:
- the LOC131055048 gene encoding cytochrome P450 98A2 encodes MVVWGGVGLVLLLVIVYKVVQWKRYRLPPGPWALPVVGNLLDIGAVRFRCFWEWSKQYGPIMSVWFGSTLNVIVSNTEMAKEVLKEYDQQLADRYRNRSTDRFSRGGQDLIWADYGAHYVKVRKVCTLELFNAKRLEALRVVREEEVAAMVESIYKDQGIDKALVVRKYLSPVAFNNITRIAFGKRFVNKEGKMDPQGVEFKEIVSAGVKLGGSLTMAEYIPHLRWMFPLEEGAFAKHCARRDRLSKAIMEEHTLARQKSGAKQHFVDALLTLQEKYDLSEDTIIGLLWDMITAGTDTTAITVEWAMAELVRNPRVQQKVQEELDRVIGKDRVINETDFPNLPYLQCLTKEALRLHPPTPMMLPHKAKEHVKIGGYDIPKGANVQVNVWAIARDPAMWNDPLAFRPERFLEEDVDIKGHDFRLLPFGAGRRVCPGAQLAIYLVQSMLAHLLHHFTWSPPEGTKAEDIDLRESPGLVTYMAKPVEAIATPRLPEHLYRGIPKI; translated from the exons ATGGTTGTTTGGGGTGGGGTTGGCTTAGTGCTGTTGTTGGTAATAGTATACAAGGTGGTGCAATGGAAGAGATACAGGCTTCCTCCAGGCCCCTGGGCACTGCCTGTAGTGGGGAATCTGCTAGACATAGGTGCAGTGAGGTTTAGGTGCTTCTGGGAATGGTCCAAGCAATATGGTCCTATCATGTCTGTGTGGTTTGGGTCGACGCTGAATGTGATAGTGAGCAATACAGAGATGGCAAAGGAGGTTCTTAAGGAGTATGATCAGCAGCTGGCTGACAGGTACAGAAACAGATCAACTGATAGATTCAGTAGAGGTGGTCAGGACTTGATTTGGGCGGATTATGGTGCCCATTATGTCAAGGTCCGGAAGGTATGTACCCTGGAGCTTTTCAATGCCAAGAGGTTGGAGGCTCTCAGGGTTGTGAGAGAGGAGGAGGTTGCTGCAATGGTGGAATCCATCTATAAGGATCAAG GCATAGATAAGGCTTTGGTTGTTAGGAAATATCTGTCACCTGTGGCATTCAACAACATTACCAGAATTGCCTTTGGAAAACGGTTTGTAAATAAAGAAGGGAAGATGGATCCACAAGGAGTGGAGTTCAAGGAAATAGTTTCAGCAGGAGTGAAGCTGGGAGGTTCCCTCACTATGGCTGAATATATTCCCCATCTCCGTTGGATGTTCCCTTTGGAAGAAGGTGCATTTGCTAAGCATTGTGCCAGGAGAGACAGACTCAGCAAAGCCATTATGGAAGAGCACACTCTGGCTCGACAGAAGAGCGGTGCAAAACAACATTTTGTGGATGCACTACTTACACTGCAAGAAAAATATGATCTGAGCGAGGATACCATCATTGGTCTCCTCTGG GACATGATCACTGCAGGGACAGATACAACAGCTATAACTGTAGAATGGGCCATGGCTGAACTTGTTCGCAATCCTCGAGTACAGCAGAAAGTTCAAGAAGAGCTAGATAGGGTTATTGGCAAGGACCGAGTAATCAATGAGACCGATTTTCCTAATTTGCCCTACCTGCAATGTCTCACAAAAGAGGCTCTGCGCTTGCATCCACCGACTCCCATGATGCTTCCACACAAAGCAAAAGAGCATGTGAAGATAGGTGGGTATGACATACCCAAGGGGGCCAATGTACAAGTTAATGTGTGGGCCATTGCTAGGGATCCAGCTATGTGGAATGATCCATTGGCCTTTAGGCCTGAGAGATTTCTTGAAGAGGATGTTGACATTAAGGGCCATGATTTTAGATTGCTGCCATTTGGTGCGGGGCGGAGGGTTTGCCCTGGTGCACAATTGGCCATTTATCTGGTTCAGTCTATGTTGGCTCACTTACTTCACCATTTCACATGGAGCCCTCCTGAAGGAACTAAGGCAGAAGACATAGATCTCAGAGAGTCTCCGGGACTTGTAACTTACATGGCCAAGCCTGTAGAGGCTATTGCAACTCCTCGATTGCCTGAGCACCTCTACCGCGGAATTCCAAAAATATGA